In Cheilinus undulatus linkage group 3, ASM1832078v1, whole genome shotgun sequence, the genomic window tttttctgtttagggTGGAGCTTTCTTTTTCATGGAGCATGTTGCTGCAGACCCCTCCACCTGGACCCGCTTCCTCCAGCATGTTCTCCAGCCTGCGTGGTACTACTTTGGCGATGGCTGTCAAGTCATCCGAGAGACTTGGAAGCATCTGGAGTCGGCTGGATTCTCTGATCTGAAACTCACACATCTGGAAGCACCGCTTGTATTCATTATCAAACCGCACATCATGGGCTATGCTGTTAAATAGATTGGTATGGTCAGGTCTGGGTAACTCTTTTTAAACGACTGATCCATGGTGTTTGAGATTACACTCAATCAATTTGTTATTTCCAtatcttatatatatatatatatatatatatatatatgcccaGTTAAAGCTGATTGTGATTATCATGAAACAAATTTATTGCATTGCATGTTTATCTCCTCATTCAGAGAGTTTCAGACTTAAAAAGTGGGCCTGGGCCCTTGCTGATGTTTTCATCTAAGCTTTGTGAGTGATTGTCGCCATCTTGTGGTTTGGGGTGTAGCTACAATaacattccttttttttcaaggctttaatTTAAACCAGTACATTTACTAGAGTGATCAAagtagataaataaagaaatgtgattcATACTGATTCATGCATCGTGTTATGTCATCCTAACATTCTCTCCCGGCCCACAGGAGAGAACAGTTCatgttttgtctatttttaatcTAACTATAAATGATGTAGGTACATTTACATTTGCAATCAATTTTGAATGTATTGTTGCTTTAATATGACAATGCCTTATGCCGAAGGGCACTGGTGCCTAGTCATGCGtggtctgttttattttgaagttgtaTCCGGAAATGTCTATCAAGCTCTCTGACGCTATTAAAGTTGACCAACGCCACAGTTTGCTGTTGACAGGCCAGACTCCACGCGGGTCCGAGTTTGCGGAAATGGCTTTTCTTATGCGATTTTGCACCTTAGTGGTGAACGTTTTATGTCTGCCGCTACACCTGATGGAATCCGTCGGCCTTTATCAAATATATAAACGCGTCTTCCCGATTCTTTTGTATCGCTTTTCTAAATCATACAACAAGAAAATGCACGACAAGAAGACAGAGCTGTTTCGCAGTCTCTCGGAGTTCAAAAAGGCTGGCAAACAGCTCACACTTCTAGAGATTGGCTGCGGCACAGGCACGAATTTTAAGTATTATCCACCAGGCTGCAGAGTGATCTGCGCCGACCCGAACCCCAGTTTCCAGAGCTACCTGAAGCTCAGCATGACCGAGAACGAGCAGCTGACGTATGAGAGGTTTATGGTGGCATCGGGGGAGGACATGGGGTCAGTGGAAGACGAATCAGTGGACGTTGTTGTCTGCACCCTGGTGCTCTGCTCGGTCAAAGACATCCCACAAACTCTGCGAGAGATACACCGCATACTGAGACCAGTAAGTCCTCTCTAATTCCCCTTTTCcacatttaataaaacactGACCACTCTGCTGTCACTGAGACTACTGTCCTCAGGAGACCGCCACGGTTACGCAAGAGAAAGTTGAATTATACACAAGTGAACAATCATGAGGCTCTGGGCAAATTAATAAAGAATGTACATGATGTGTGAAAGTACAAACTAAATGATTCTTAGCTTTCAGCAGCATTTAAGGACAAGCTTGTTTTGAGTCTGAAGTCCTTCACTATAAATCAGCCTTGTTCTGGTCATAGATAACCTTTGGGTGAAGTAAGTAGGACTCAGATTTCTCCCAGTAGCCAAATAACATTGACAGAAcagttaaaatcaaaatgtacatttaatttacacaaaaatcagaaatgggATTGAATAGAAGTAACTGAAGAAGCCATGATCTGGCAGGGTTTATTCAGTACTCTAGACCTTTTATAGCCCCCTCAAGTGCATCAGATGCAGTGTTAATCATAACATTATATTATTAGCAGTGGATTTCTCTTTTACTCGGACACAACTGTAACTCTCCAACTGTGTGTTTACATCAGTCATTAAGTTAATAAGAATATGATCCTGCCTACATTCTCTGAAGTTAAATATAGAGCTACATAACATGAAATAACAATGGTCTTATTTTTACTTGACCTTTCCATCTATGACCTcaatattcattaaaaaatcttCTGCAGGGTGGAGCTTTCTTTTTCATGGAGCATGTTGTAGCAAACCCCTCCACCTGGACCCACTTCCTCCAGCATGTTCTCCAGCCTGCATGGTACTACTTTGCGGACGGATGTCAAGCCATCCGGGACACCCGGAAGGATCTGGAGTCTGCTTGGTTCTCTGATCTGAAACTCAGCCATGTAGACGCACCGCTCCTCTTCCTCATTAAACGACACATTATGGGCTATGCTGTCAAATAGATTCAATATGTTTGCTTTAGTAAGCTTGCATTTAACCAGATAGTGAGTTTGCCCTGCCTTTAGCATCTTGCTGTTATGACTGATCAGTTAATGCCTTTTATTctaattttgcaaataaaaacttCAGCTTTTGCAGAAAAATTACCTCGGAGTTTGATCAAACCTTTACACAGACCACACTGGGACTGTGCCATATGGCCTGAAAATGTAATCAGATTTTTCACATCAGATCATAATCACAGTTTGAATATATTTCTTGCTCgctgaagaaaaataaaaatgaaaagaaaatgaataaaatctaGCTTTACACTTTTTtctataacatttaaaataagtaAACTGAAGTTCCAAATTAGTACTTAGTATAAGGAGTGGAATAAGAAATTATATTTAATTTCAAATACAATTGAATTTTGTAATGTATCAATATTTACTACAAAGTTCATCTTCGTTATTTATATACAAAAAACTTTGCTCAAAGAGACATTCAACGTATAAGGTAGAATGGGAAaagtcatgtagaaataagcTACATTAACCTATTAGGTAGATAGatcatttattttgtgaattggactttattctgaagtttatttttgtctttgttctcAAACTACAGTAATCCGCATTGTGAGCCAGTGCCCATATTATCcaaattttctcattttccaACCAGTCTGACCTGTACTCATCCAGGTGAAGCCCAAAGGGAGCAGTGGAAGTGGTTCAAGagattaaatcaaattttcatTTAACTAAAAAGTAATTCATTACTGAAAAAATGATTGCCCAGGCCTTGACGACACTCTGGCACTAATGATTTTGCAGTTGTATGTGAAGAAGAATGCAATATTTGACGTTTAATTCATTTCCAACTTTCAAGTTTCCAACTTATGATGCTTTGATTTGGATCATTAATTCATATGAATCTTTGTGCCGCTCTTGTTGCTGTATGGCTGCATCAATAAAGATATGTTTTGCAATAATAAAACTGACTGTGATGGTTGAATTCTGCTGCATGTGTTATACTTTAAagagggctgtcaagattaatcgcaattaactACGATCCACAATTAgtccacaatttttttttcatcacgaGTTTGATAAAGCTTTGGTACTATTCAATACCTATACTTTAAATAACAGATGTTAAATAGTTTTAAGGTGCGTGGTGTTGAACAGTATCAATATATCTCAGTTTTGAAAACCTTAGACAATAGATCATTTCCCAGCCTCGTGTTTTCACTGTAAGTACTGCGGGCTTTAGCGACATCTTGCGGTGAAAGTGCGTCACTGATCTGGTGGCTCATGGTATTAGGGGCGTAATCTTTTGATCTTCTGAGGTTCCTCGTTGAAGATTCTTCCTGTAGAGCTTTGATTACGATTAGCAGAGAAAAAACATGAAGTCCTGCCTCATGAAATCATGCAGATTACTTTGTTTGGTCTTGACTTTGCCTTTACATTTAATGGAGATCACTGGTCTGTACGGTATGTATAAACGCTTATTTCCCTTGCTTGCCTACAACATAACGTTTTCTTACAACGAcaaaatgcatgaaataaagaGGGAGCTGTTTCGAAACGTGAGCAGGTTTGCGAACACCGACGGCACTCTTCGGCTAATGGAGATAGGCTGTGGCAGCGGGGCAAACTTCAAGTATTACCCCTACGGCTGCACGGTGATCTGCACCGACCCCAACCCACACTTTAAGAAGTACCTGCAGATGAGCATGGACGCCAACACACATTTGACGTATGACAGCTTTAAAGTGGCCCGTGGGGAGGACATGAAGGAAGTAAAGGACGAGTCCGTGGATGTGGTGGTCTGTACCTTGGTTCTTTGCTCTGTTAACAACCCACTGCAGGTGCTGCACGAGGTGCGGCGCGTCCTCAGACCAGTAAGTTCAAAATGCTGCCTTCAAGTGCTGTTGGGAATATTGTAGTTGTGACTCCATGCACATGAATAACGTGGCTGTAAGCCATAGGGGCAtactaaaattaaaacttttgagggcaacaaaattaaaaaaaatgtaaaacatggcTCTTATTTAGGAATATTTAGCATGTGGACACGAAACTAGCTAAAAGAACGGAAAATCGAACCTAGAATTTTGACAGGTTCCACTTTAAAGTTAACGTTAGAAGACAAAATAATATGGGACGTCTATTTGTCTGTTTGCATCTAAATGTAGCAGTCCACCCATTTTCCAGTTTAGTACAGTGAAGCTATCTTGGGGGCATACAttagattttaatgttttaaatctgactttgttttaagttttaatatATGAATTAGGGCttgcaaaaatttaaattttcaattGCGATTAATTttaggatttctgtagttaatcacgattaatcacgCCCTATTTATAGCACTTTAAAAATCCACCGTTTCGCATTAAGAAGAGGTTTGTGTAATAATGTTACACATAACTGAACTGTTTAAAGGTAAATGATAACAAACGGTTCAGATTACCTTtgacttgtctactgagctgtctgagttttttaaaagtgaaatgagacataaaggagcagtggtggacatACATCATTGTTGCTGACCAAAGTTTCTGGAAATACACAATATGGCCTGCAACTACACATGATAAGAATAAATAGTGCTCCAATTGTGGATTGgagttaatcacgattaatgtGATCAATCTTAATAGCCATAATTTGAAGATATTATGTTGATTTGTTGTAACTATGgtgtgcagttttttttttaaatatctgaaagaAATGAATACATATTTCTTATGCTACTCGGACTCCAGTCTATGAAAGCCAGGTGATATTCTtgcacctttttttgttttcaggtcAAATAGGATTTGTGGGCATgccttttgcaataaaataacTTTGTATGCTTACACCatagctcaaaaaaaaaaaaactcggtcTTTCCATCTGCAGTTCTCCCTGTTCCACATTCcacaaatacataaatacaaGCAAAGTTACAGAACCTGATTTCATCTCCTAATCTGCTGCTTTCTCTTTCGTCTTCAGGGTGGAGCCTTCTACTTTTTGGAACATGTCGTTCATGATCCCTCCTCCTGGACATACTTCTTCCAGCATGTGCTTGAGCCTCTCTGGTATTATCTCGGGGATGGATGCATGATTACAAGAACAACATGGAAGGATCTAGAAGCAGCTGGTTTCTCTGAATTAAATCTAAAACACATTGAGGCCCCTAAGGTGTCTCGAATGATAAGACCGCATATTATGGGATATTCCATAAAATGACTGAATGAGAAAACTGAAAATTGCTCCTTGAGGGACTTGAGATTTATGAatgttgaaatataaaaatgagaGACCAAGTATGATGTTGTCCACATATTAACTGCATTTTGATTGACATCTAACATAAACAAACTTGCTGCAAGTCAATGAGCGAAAATAGATTTATTCAAAGAATCAGCAACATTTCATACACCGTTTGTTCTTCTTCCCCACCCCTCCCAAGATGTACATAATAAATATTACCTGGACactgtgcttttttttccctgattGTCTAAGTAACTGcctagaaaaaataaacaaaccacACTCATGGTCAGCCGTTCTGTTACCCTTTATATTCCATTGCACAAAAATAAGGAATGACAGTTGTAACATCTCCTTTGGAGGGAAATGAGGGGAATTGCTGGTTCATAAAATAAAGAGGAATTATGTTTGCGTAGTaattttacagtcaaaaatCTGTATAGGCTGTTAGAAGATTATAAAAAACCTTCAAcagatacatttttaagaacacaaagagAATAAAGGAAGGGACCGAAACTCAAAGTTCAAGCTCACAATTTCAAACCTCCCATTATTAAAAAGAGACACAACTATAAATGTTATAGCATTagcaaaaacaataataacagcAGGTGGAAAAGTGGTGGTTGAATTTTTGCTTGCCGAGTATATTGTACTGCCATCACTagtcatttttatatcaaacagtaaaaaagaGGAGGATCTCAGCCTTAAATGAAGTGTTCCCAGAAACCCTGTTCATGTCCTGGTGGCTGGGTTGTGACGCTCCCGCATTCTGCATCAATCCTCTACCTAAATTCAGCCACTTCAGCCTGTTTTCACACAATAAAGGTCCTTTAGTGTTTTGAGTTCTTCAATAAGGGTCTTGTTTTGGTTTTCAAGGACTGCTACACGGTTTTCCAGGCATTTTACATATTCTTTTTTCTTCCGTCGACATTCACGTGCTGCCTCTCTGTAAGAGGAAGAAAAGTGCAGTAAGTCAAACTGAAAAATAAGACCATGAGTGCGGCTACAGAGAATCACAGAGCAGTATCATCTCAATTTCACAAGAAAATTACTAATACTTTTGAGGGTCAAATATTCACAAATACTTCACAACAAAGatgaattaaaatacaaaaaaatactcGTTTCTGTGCTCCACAGAATAATCATAATGCCCTCCGTAACAAACTCCCTTTATTAATACCTagcatttttcaactttatgtacatgtacagtgcttaacaaatttattagaccaccacccaaagtaaggtttatgccacaactgccctaaattaacagcactggtaattgcaaaaatcttttttatgtttctgcaatggttaatacaccaatatatagaagctctttaacctaaatgatatttttaatgctaaaatataattcttattgttatccatgaattttcaaatttactgatttaaaaaaaactgaaaaaatagtaaagcacattattatttcttgattaatgtgtcaaattatagttatttacttgcattcctgaagataaaaatgagttttagtggttgaatgttatgcttgattcatttctaacttctcagagaagccctgtgagccagctcaaattttggtataaaaaggtgaattcagtttgaaatccttcattcctgttcaaaatgggaaaacatggagagctcactgaaaatgaatgagtccgcattaaagcacttcatgatgctggatggtctctgagacaaatagggaaagacataaagtgttcttacagtgtggtcaagtatgctttggagtcaattgccgagactgATACTTAGAAAAtgcaccaaggaagaggcaggaaaccaaagttaactgaagcagatgtcagacacctcaagatttgaagtactagagacagaaggaagaccactgctgatcttcaggcagagataaatgcttctagatcagagtctgagaaagtctccagaatgaccataagcagacgactgacgtaacaaggcttaaagggaagaatagctgctaagaagccattattgaggcctgcaaacatccagaaatgcctcatatttgccagggagcacaaacactggactgttgatgactggaagaaggtactctggatggacaagtccaagtttgaactgtTCAGTCAGCATCGTTGTGTTTATGTtcacagaaaagctggagaaggttttgatgccagatgcattgcacccacagtgaaacacggtggagattccattacgGTATGGGGTTTCATTTGTGGATACAGCAtaggcaaattagtgaaaatggctggtatcatgaacaagaacgtctaccacaacatcttagtgcatcatggaatcccttctggactgaatctgattggtcgttggttcatataccaacaagacaatgaccccaagcatacttcaaagctgtgcagagactatttgaccaagaaaaaggaatgtggagtactggaactgattagctggccaagtcaaagtctggatttgagTCCTATTGAACAAAGAggaaaagtttcatctaaagcaagtctgtgggaacagctacaAACTAtatggaactcaataacaaaaaagattgtggaaaagtacataaaacaatgccagcaagaatgcaaactgttatcaaggccaaaggaggccatacaaaatcttaagtttttttggttattatgtgtgaaaaaggactgtttagttgtttcagtttgttatttgccaaatgattaaccaaacatttttagttttaaacaagtttttgaaaaatttcttaaaatattaagttttcttgtttttatgacaggtggtctaacaaatttgttaagcactgtatatgatccgtgtatgcattttaatgtagttGCGATTAGTTTAGCTTATGCATGTTTATAAGGACCTGTCAACCAAGCACCAAGGCTCCCCCCAAAGTAGTCTTGaacaaaaaattatttattcatccaACAGGAAGAATAGTTCTTCCTGTAGAATTCATACAGAATGGCTGAGATTTTGCCTGCTCTCTCTCCCCAAAATTGTACACTAGTGGACATGTACCTGTTTTTAGCGAGTCTGATTTCCCTCTTCATTGTTGGATCATCAGTCTTGCCCTGAGATAATCCCACAGGAGAGGTCATAACTACAGTCTGAGGCAAGGAGCTGGATGTAGGCGCTGTGCGGATCTGGTATGCTTGCATCTCTCCTCCTGCACCTGAGAGGAACGCAACAGttcaaacacaaattaattgGGTTCTGCCGCACATTAAGCGTCACCTGAAAGAACTCAATCACTATGTTTTGGCTGAAATTCTGCAAATCTTAATATAAGGCCCATAACACCAAGGCTCAtaatttaaaactgtatttcatACCGGAATGCACCAATAAAACTGGCTCTAAAACCAAGCCACATTTTATATGCCATATTTTCCTCACCTTGTACCACAACCTGGTTGCTAGGCACCAGTATTTGCTGGCCGTCAGGTGTCTGTGCATACTGAAGAATGGTGGGACCTTGCTGGGCTCCACCTGAGTTCGCCATAGCAACAGCCTGTAGTCCTTGAATGCCCTCAGACCCTGGAGTCGCAAGCTGGATTGTGCCATTAGCTGATATAGTGACTGTAATAATCACACAGATGACATTAGAATACCAACATGCATATTTAAAAGGATTCCTTATCTCAATTAACAGTCATTTAATTGACCTACACATGCATAAGGAACTTACATAATCTGCTACTTTCAAAACCAATGCAGTCCACTAAGAGGAGCATGTTTTTGCAGACAAGAACTATAGAAGGGAGAAAATCTTACTGTATTGGCCGCTGCTGGTCTGGTAGATTGGTGTGGTGGGTACTGTAACACCAGTCACTCCTGTGGATGCTGGGCTGCTATCTTTTGCCTCAATATGTGTAACTTCTTCTGAAGAAAGCTCATTGAGGATTTTTCTACAGAATGGAAAGATAAGGGTTAGTATTTATTCATTCTGACAGTTCTTTTTGTTGTGTCTGAATTTCTCATATCTATTCTATTACCTGTAAGAAGGCCGCCTTGCAAGAATTTCTCTGGTCTTTTGGGCTGCAACACCGCTGTCCGATGAGTCCTGTGAATCTTCACTATCTGAACCCTGGGCCTTTGGAGAGACAGGTATACATAAAACATGTTGTAAATCTATAAAATGGTGTATTGTAACTGAAGTAGCACAGAGGCAAACAACTGGAGGCAAAGATAACATCCAAACAAAATGTGGTAGTCCCACCTGTGCAGTCTGACCCTGAGGCGACTGAATGACTGATGATTGTGCAGACTGGATTACTCCTTGCACCTGAAACTGGCCCCCTGGCAGCTGTACAACGGCAACAGAAGGACTGCCCAGTGACATCTACAAAAACCCAAACATAGGATTTAAAATCCAATGCAGCAAAGGACTTTTAATTATTGTAATAGGTGTCAAACAGTGTGCGCAAACAGTTTGGATCAGTCTTACTCTGATATAATCAACATTTTGAGttataattttaaaagaaaacatcctTAAACAATTTGGGCATAATTACATTATCCATAAATAACTGGGGTTGGTATTTCTAAATCATACACTTCCTAAGACTAAAAATGTGTACAtactagagctgggcaattaatcaaaaaataatgaaaaccgACATTCAGAGCCTCTAACATACGTAAACCTGCTGTGTcagttatttcaattttttcctcttttctgggaaaaatgtcaatttttacGAAAAAaaccattttcatttcagctgatgtgtgtttttatttcaaacgtCTCAATAAATAACCCAAAATTGATCACCTGTGCCTGTTCCTTTTAGTTGTTTGTTCTAAAatcatacaaatatttacagaacaaacaaagTCAGAGGTTGGGGTTGGAGTAATCGTTCATCAATCATAATCGAGGTGaaaagttcaattaattgtgattctgatttttgccataatcgcccagccctagtacatgctagggctgaacgatttgagaaaataatctaattgcgattattttttcaaatattcatttgcgatttgatatgcattttcttttttagttcCTCATATTATGCATTTTCAACCAACCTAAGCAATATATCAGTCTATACTTTAACCAGCACAATATTAAATAGAtacaactagggctgaatgattaaaaaaaaaaaaaaaaaaaaaaaaaggaattgcAATTATGTACACTCATATTGCAAACTCTTCATGAATTGTGTTAAAGGGAATGATAGTATTTATGTTTATGTCATTCTGATGAGAAAAACTTCCACAAAAGCaagaaaaatctgatttttcttcTGGTAgactacttaaaaaaaagacacttccatggttgcatgatgtgtagagtaTAACATCTCCACGGCAAAAACTGTATTATACTGGtatttcaacaaatttaaggataaaaaaatattgcactgtctgcgatttgaaaattgcagcagaccatattgcgatttaatctaatttgcgattaattgcccagccctagtacacacttttttaaaattcctaaATATTTCAGTCTGTGTTTATTGACAGTGTTAGAGCAATGAAATCTTAGAGTACATAAAGGCAAGGCAACCCTGATATATCCTGTATTGAAAATTTAAGCACCAAGCTAGTTTCTACATTCACAATCAACACAGATAACATCTATAGGAACACAGAGGACAAAATTCCTTTGAAAAACTCATAACATTTAATCCAAGGTCCAATTGTGttttcttattcaaaataaatgaaaaaaaagttttactgCACAATGTCATTGGATAAGGTTTTAGATTACTTTGAAAGCTTTTTAGATCCTACT contains:
- the atf1 gene encoding cyclic AMP-dependent transcription factor ATF-1 isoform X1, whose translation is MDEVQQGSNGTDSQTTTIPTSITTSQFQQISQQMSLGSPSVAVVQLPGGQFQVQGVIQSAQSSVIQSPQGQTAQAQGSDSEDSQDSSDSGVAAQKTREILARRPSYRKILNELSSEEVTHIEAKDSSPASTGVTGVTVPTTPIYQTSSGQYITISANGTIQLATPGSEGIQGLQAVAMANSGGAQQGPTILQYAQTPDGQQILVPSNQVVVQGAGGEMQAYQIRTAPTSSSLPQTVVMTSPVGLSQGKTDDPTMKREIRLAKNREAARECRRKKKEYVKCLENRVAVLENQNKTLIEELKTLKDLYCVKTG
- the LOC121503340 gene encoding methyltransferase-like protein 7A, giving the protein MSIKLSDAIKVDQRHSLLLTGQTPRGSEFAEMAFLMRFCTLVVNVLCLPLHLMESVGLYQIYKRVFPILLYRFSKSYNKKMHDKKTELFRSLSEFKKAGKQLTLLEIGCGTGTNFKYYPPGCRVICADPNPSFQSYLKLSMTENEQLTYERFMVASGEDMGSVEDESVDVVVCTLVLCSVKDIPQTLREIHRILRPGGAFFFMEHVVANPSTWTHFLQHVLQPAWYYFADGCQAIRDTRKDLESAWFSDLKLSHVDAPLLFLIKRHIMGYAVK
- the atf1 gene encoding cyclic AMP-dependent transcription factor ATF-1 isoform X2; translation: MSLGSPSVAVVQLPGGQFQVQGVIQSAQSSVIQSPQGQTAQAQGSDSEDSQDSSDSGVAAQKTREILARRPSYRKILNELSSEEVTHIEAKDSSPASTGVTGVTVPTTPIYQTSSGQYITISANGTIQLATPGSEGIQGLQAVAMANSGGAQQGPTILQYAQTPDGQQILVPSNQVVVQGAGGEMQAYQIRTAPTSSSLPQTVVMTSPVGLSQGKTDDPTMKREIRLAKNREAARECRRKKKEYVKCLENRVAVLENQNKTLIEELKTLKDLYCVKTG
- the LOC121507438 gene encoding methyltransferase-like protein 7A, which produces MKSCLMKSCRLLCLVLTLPLHLMEITGLYGMYKRLFPLLAYNITFSYNDKMHEIKRELFRNVSRFANTDGTLRLMEIGCGSGANFKYYPYGCTVICTDPNPHFKKYLQMSMDANTHLTYDSFKVARGEDMKEVKDESVDVVVCTLVLCSVNNPLQVLHEVRRVLRPGGAFYFLEHVVHDPSSWTYFFQHVLEPLWYYLGDGCMITRTTWKDLEAAGFSELNLKHIEAPKVSRMIRPHIMGYSIK